A single Terriglobales bacterium DNA region contains:
- a CDS encoding nucleoside deaminase has product MDPNFMRRAIALSLENARSNDGGPFGAVVVKDGQIVGQGRNQVLATNDPSAHAEVVAIREACRRLNTFQLTGCDIYTSCEPCPMCMGLIYWSRPERVYYANTAADAANIGFDDDFIYHELARDPQNRALKMEQIMRDEALIAFREWDKKPDKVRY; this is encoded by the coding sequence TTGGATCCGAATTTCATGCGCAGGGCGATAGCCCTCTCTCTCGAAAACGCGCGCTCAAACGATGGCGGACCATTTGGTGCGGTGGTTGTGAAAGATGGCCAGATCGTTGGACAAGGCAGGAACCAGGTTCTAGCCACAAACGATCCCAGCGCTCACGCGGAAGTCGTCGCAATTCGCGAAGCTTGCCGTCGATTGAACACGTTTCAGCTCACCGGATGCGACATCTATACGAGTTGCGAGCCATGTCCGATGTGCATGGGATTGATCTACTGGTCGCGCCCAGAACGCGTGTACTACGCCAACACCGCCGCCGACGCAGCGAACATCGGATTCGACGATGACTTCATCTATCACGAACTAGCGCGCGATCCGCAAAATCGTGCTCTCAAAATGGAACAGATCATGCGTGACGAAGCCCTCATCGCATTCCGCGAATGGGACAAGAAACCGGATAAGGTACGGTATTAA